The genomic interval TCCCAACCATTATGGATTTTGACGATTTTATAAACGACTACGAAATGTTGTTGGTTCCAATGTACGATACAGGGAAGTGTCGCCTTCTCCCGCAATTGTTCCCAAGTCATCTTTACCCCCGTGGTGCGGAAACCGATCGACTCCGCGGCGTCGCTGATACCCAAGAGTGATACTCCTTCGCGCGTAATGTGACACCGCTCGCGCAAATTTTGCAGAGAGTAGTGCTTGCCATAGTATTGCGCGACGATTTTCAGCGACGTCGGGCCACAATCCATCGCATCGAGCTGGGTAAAAGAGGGGAAGACCATATCCGATTAGTCGTTAAGAATTTTCGAGTATAGTTCAATATAGTCTTTTATGCGGCCTTTGAACGGCGTGCAACAATCGTTATGTTTCCCTTTATATACATTCTCGAAACGACGAATGGGACAACCGCCTCGGCATATAGGCAAATAACTGCACTTACGGCATTCCGGATCGTTATAATGGTCAATTCCTACGGCATATTTCGCAATTAATTCGTAATTGTGCCATACCTCCGGGTCATTGATGTTCCCTACGGTCAGCTCTTTATTTCCGAGGTCTTCATAACATTTATAAATTTCGCCTTGACTGCCGATAAGCATGCTATACGGACTGCGGGTCATGCATTCCATATTCACATCATCGGGATATAATTCCTCCGTGACTACTCCGTATTTGGTAAATAAATCGAGGAAAATATCCGTTACGGCATTTCGACTCAAGCACGTCGAAGCGTTGCAATCGGTTTCATCCAGAACCACGATTCCGGGGTATACGATTAGCTTTTTAGATTTATATCTGTCATTCAGCCATCTGTATATTTCCATAAAGCTTTTGTAATTCCGATTGTCGATATTTACCCGAATCGCAATGGCGAATGCACCCCTGAAGCGGCTGTTATAATAATCATCCAAATTTTTGATAATCGTATCGAATGTTCCTTTTCCATTAATCAAAGGTCGCCGAATATCATGAGTTTCCCTAAACCCATCGAGAGTTATCTGGATTTCCGAGATTTTAGCTTCGACCAGTTTTTCGACAACTTCCGGCGTGAAGAAATATCCATTGGTTATCAGTAGGTTTTCATTGATTTTTAGCCCCAGTTCATCAATTCTTCGGGCTAATGAGATAACCCTTTTATATTGTAATAACGGCTCCCCGCCATACCATGTAAGATTGACTGATTCAAGGCCATCCTCCTGCTTTAGATGCTTGATATAGTTTATAATCGCATCTTCGGTCCGATTCGAAAGCGCACCCGACTGACGCCATTTCTCGAAACAATACGTACAAGCAAAATTGCAACTTTGAGTAGGTGCAATGGTCAAAACCATGGTCTTTTTCGAATACAACCGAGACATGCTTTGATGATGAAGAATGTCTACCAAAGCATCATCATCTTCGACCAGTGCATATATCTTTTTCAGATATTCTATTTCCTCTTCGGAAAATGCCGACAAAATTGACGTTCCATTATCCCGAGATAAAAACAAGAGGCTCGCATACAACGAGTCATCCAATGCGATTAAGCTATTGGAGTAACTGTTGTACAAATATTTCCGATGTTTTTCCGTCTCGACCAGAAAATTGAAACGAGACCATTTCAGATCGGTCATGTACTTTTAATTTATTGGGTTGGATTCAATGATTTCCAGCAATTTGTCGAGCATGGCATCCCGTCCCGAAAGGTAATCCCGTGCGACATATGGAATGGCGATGTCGGGCATCAGCACTCCGTCGACGGCGCGGGTGTATTCGTCAAATTCGACCGTCGATACGTAGAGATATAATCCGGAAATTCCGAATCGGGCATCAACAGTCTCTCCATACTTCAACGCATTATGACGTAATGGCTCTCCGACTAACTGGACGGCGCCATTGTATTGCAGAATATTGCAGAACGATGCGGCTATTGAACTCGTATCTTTGTCCATCAATACATAGTATTGCATCCCCGGGATGTATAATTGTTGATCGAGATATATGGTTTTATTCATGTGTTGACTTGGAACCTCTACGACCGAACCGAGCATATCGGAAGTTAGAAAATCGTAATCATTTAAGGTCCATGGAGAGACTTTTAATCGTTCGTTCTTCAAATACGGAATGGTCGGCCGATTGATGAATATGGATAGCAGCCTGTCGAATGAATGTCCGTTACCGCCCGGATTGCCTCTTAAATCCAATATGAACGAGGTACATCCCTCTCGCCGAGCCTGAAGTATGGCCGTTCGCAGCTTGCGAATCAGGAGATTATTGTTGGGATAAAACTCTCCGATCGAAAAATACCCTGTTTTGGCATCTTTGAAGATTCGACTTTGAAATTCACGTTGTCGGTTCAATTTGAGATACACGTCTTTCCACGGGAATCCGGATGTGTTGATTTCCAAAATATTGCCTTTGCGAGCCAAACGAATCTTGTAATCCAATGCTGTAATAATCGCATAATGATAATTGGTTAAAAGGGTGAACGGGTAGATATGTCTGTCGTCATAGCAGTATTGAAGATATTGTGAGGCTGGGACATCATTGATGCGCAGGATTCGATCGCCTTGTTGAAAGAGAGGATCGATTGAACGATCTACAATAAGCGTATCATTGACATTGAGCGATAAAAAACCGAATACGGAAATATCATCGGCTTTTTTGGCATCCGAGAAATGAACGGGTTGCGGTTCGACCCGAAAATGAGGATCGATGTTTTGTAGCCATTGCAGATAGGGGCGAAGTACCCACATTAAGTCTGCACTACATAATGAGTCCTTAGATAAACTTTTATTTCGGAGTGTTACCTGAGCCGATATATATTCCGGTATGGAATCATTGGAAGGATGAGGTAGGCCTGACAATGAGAGAAACTTGGGTATCTCCATCGCCGGCGTTGCAATATCCGTTATGTCGATTTTGCCGCTAATTTTTATTTCTCGATTTTTCCAGATTTGTGCGAGACTATCTGCATCCTGATATGCTGAGTTTCCATATACACCGATGTGATTAAACGTGATAATTAATAAAATCGATGCGAAAACAAATATATTCATTTTCATAATGGAGAAGTTGTTTCGATAGAGGAGAGGAAATTCTCCCTCTCCTCTATTTCGTCTAATTAACGCATCGGGAAAGAAGTCGGAATATTTTCTTGGCGTAATTCTTCCTGTGTTTTCCAGCCGATTCGAATAGCCCGCCCCCGTTTCATGCAGGAAATACAAAATTGCCCACCTTTGGTTTGGGCCATTTCAGTGTACGATAAACGTTCGAACTTCGAACCGTTGATTACTTCAAAACGTTTCATAACATTGTAAAAATTAGTATTAGCGTCTACTCTTTTTAAGGATTTTCGACAACCTCCCTCAGGACTGCGCAATCCGAATTTCTGGAATTAAATGCCCTTTATGTCAGGCCACATTCAATCGATTACTATAATGGGCGTTCTACAAGTAATACTCCCCGTAAGCTTCTATCTGGTCTCCAATGATATTAATGGTATAATTATCCTTATCAACCGGGACATTCATGATTACTACCGGCTCGAATGTCGTATCGCAAGGATGCGAACAGACGATTTGTCCATATGAATTTTTCACCGTAATTGTAACCTTGCCGACGGTTTCATAGAAATTAATAAATAATAGGTTGCCATTCAATTCGGCAGCTACGATATCCCAGCTTTGTTCTGATCGGGGACGAGGCCTGTCTCCTCCTAAAATAACAACTTTGATTTTTACTTCCCGGCTAATTTCATTGGCCGCAACGAGTTCTCCACACGCAAGAAAACTCAGAAACATAAGAAGAATAATCCTTTTCATTTTTCTATGTTTATATTAGTAATTGTGTATGTCAAATTTAAAAATTTGAAATGGGAAAAATATTAAAAAACCATACATTTCGATATTATACTATGATTTGCAATTATTTGATTATCAATTATATGTATAATAAAAATCATATACCCATATTATATACCGAAGTATTATGTGTAAGTATTTGATTTTCAGTATAATAAAATAAAAATCCCCCACAGGTAGCTCTGCGGGGGGGGGTATTTTGTTGAAATACAAATAGTTATATGAAGTCAACTGTTTTGCCCAGATATTTTTTCAGTTCTACGATGTATTTTTCAAGGTTCGACGAATCGTTCGTTATTCCCAATTTACTGCGAATCTTGCTTCGCAGTGTATAGATGCTATAAGTATTCGTATGATTATATAAAATCCGAATACTTTCCGGAGAAAATCCCAAACAAATAAACCCGCAATAGCAAAGTTCGCGTTGTGAAAGTGCCGGATATGACTTTTGTAAATAGTCAATTATTCCATGACAGGATAAGTTCGCGATAGCAATCACATCATTCGCCAATTCTTGATTTTTCCCGGAAGCGACCTTGAGATGTTCCTTGAATTGTCTGTAAAAATTATCTGGATTCGTTTCACAAATAGATGCCAATTCCAGTAATTTTTGCAGGCTTTTAATCCTATTCTCCAAGATGACAAATAAGGTTTGAGAATGCTCATTGGGAATCTTCAGATTCCTTTTGATTTCATTATACTCATGGGTCAGTTCCGCATAATGCGTTTTACTTTCCTTTATATAATGTTCATATTCGCTGAGTTCCTGATTTTTCCGAAATATGGCCCGTTTGTAAGACGCAATTACAACAGCTGCAAGAATTATGATTATTGCAATAACCAAAATCAAAGATACCATTGCATACCAGCTCGTCTTTTTCAATGCGGCATACGACTTTTGAAAATATTCGGTTCTATATTTCCGTTCGAGATTTTGCACCAGATTATTACGCCATTCCATATTGAGAGAATCGGAATAATTGGAGTACAAACGTTCATAAAATAACGCTTTTTTATAATTGCCATCCGATTCTTCAACCTGAGACAGAATACTCAAAACGCCCACATTCAATGATGTTATATGAGGTTGGAGCGAATAGTATCGATTGCACAATATACGGGCGGAGTCGATCCGTCCCTCCTGCCAATAAATATATCCGATAAGAGGATAATGCTCCACCGGAATTTCTCCATCAGCATATCTGTTATATATATTGAATATATCTTGTTTATAAGTTTGTAAGGATACTATATCGTCGTTCCTACCTATTTTTATTCCTCCGATGGAAGCTGTAATATCCAAGATTGCGGGGAGGTCTTCCAAATCTACCGCGATCGTTTGCGCTTCGGATAGACACTCGATAGCTTGTTGTGGATTATCGGCCAAATTCAGCGATACACCTTTTCTCCATAATACGTATAAAAGGTAAGTTTTATTATTGAGAGTTTCGAAGAAGGGAATTGCAGAAGAATAAGCTGCAATGGCTCCATCAAAGCTATATTGACTATAGTACTGGTCCCCGAGATACGAAAATATTAAACCGTTCAAGAGAGTGTCTCTCGTTTTCTTGGCATATTCCTCGGCTATAACGAGAGCTTTGATGGCTGCCTCTGTATTTGAAGCGTTACCTTGAACTATCGCGTGATAGTAATATGCTTTAGCCCGGTCTTCATAACTGCCATGTTTCGCGTAATAGTCAATAGCAATACGGATTAAAGAATCATTGTTTACATCTATATAATTTTTGTCAAGTGCCTGTGACGACAAAAGAGCGTGACGGGCTCTTATGCGTCGGGAATCGAGTGCTTTCCGGTCGATGGATTCGAGTATATGCCAAGCACTGTCAGGATGTTCCGACATCAGTTCTTCCGCATGATTCAACCGTAATTCAACAGTACTGTTTCTCTGGCAGCTGCCGAACACCAGCAAGGTGAAAACAGATAGAATTATCGTTCGTTTCATAATGAGGAGGATTGTTTTAGCAGGGGCAAAGATATAATTTACAGCTTATTTCTCCAATACCGTATTGCTATGTCATATGATGCTTCGCCTTCTAATTTGCTTTATCTTCGAGTCTAAAACGTTCTTTCTTCGACAGCCCGTTTACGGCACTCTTTGCGAACGCTTCCTGCATAAGTGTACGATAGAAAGTGCTGAAATCGCCGCCAACGTTCTGTATCATCTTCAGCTGCGGTCTGTCGAGAACCCCATCGGCAGCAATGATACGGCCTCGTCGCCCGGCCACCGCAAAGATTCCGCACATTGCGGAAAAGTAAAGCGGTAGAGTACTAAGGGATTGCGAGGTATCCAGCCGTTGTTGAAGACCGTATTGACCATGTATTTCAGGCAGTTGAATCCGGATAAGTCGTTGGAGAACATGCCGAGGTCATGATGCAGATAGGCGTGGAATTTTACGATGAACGACTGCTCCAGTTACAGGGAAGATAACGACGTTCGGCGTATGTCGGTTTGACATGGAATCCCGCGAAAGGGTCGACGGAAACCCAGCCGTTCTTATACACCGTATAGGTCATCAGACGAAGTTTTTTGACCCCGGCATGGATCGTTCCGGAAGCAATACCTTTTACCGTGGAGAGGTAAACGACGAACTTGTCGATAAAGTCACCTTTCGGCTCTTTGAAAGGAATGTCCTTGACATGGTATTCATATTCGAGGAAAGCGGCAAGACGCCTGCGACGCAGACAGTAATCCTCGTAGGTGAAATAAGCACGATCTTTATCGACACGTTTGAGGAAGTCCGCAAGGTATTCGTTGAAGGTCTGCAGCAAGCGGCAGTCATCGCCCATACCGAGGCTGGCGTTGCGGATCTTTTCGGCCGTGACATACGAATTCCGATCGCAGAGGCGTTGATCCCATTTACCGGTATATTGGTCTTGATATTTTCCAGCTTTTCGTTGATGTGCTGGGCTTCGAGGCTTTTGCCTGCCGCTTTGGTTAGCCTTGGTATCCCAGAGTGAGGCGCGAACGGAGAGTTTGCAGCTAAACCGCGACATCGTGCCGTTGATCGTGATACCGAACCATAATGGGGACCTGACCGTATTTTTCCGACAGCCTTCTTACGTAGAAAAAGACTTGGAAAGCGCTGCGTTGCATGATAACTCGAACATTGAAGGTCTGTCAAACGTTAAGTCAAGTTATTTGTTATGCGGAAGTTCGATGTAAAATGTTGAAAAATAATATTTTGCAAAAAACAAAGCATTTCGGACAAGTGACGGATAAGTAGCCGAACTTACCGTTAAACCTGCCCGGTTTTGCTGTTTCTATTACTCCAAGCATATGCAAAACAGAGAACTAATATACTGTAAATAAAATACTTGCTCTTTTCTGCACGCTCGTTATCTTACTAAACCCTGACCGAGATAGGGATGTATCAAAAATCTGCGTTTTGACACAATTCCGTCTCTTTATGCTCCTTGCTCCGGCGGGAGCAGCTTGCACAGCACGGGGTCTTTGCGGAGGCGGTCGAGTTCCTTATCGACGATCTCCGCGGCTTCGGCCTTGATGCGGTCGTAGTTCTCTTTGATCGTTTCCTGCATGCGATCCGCGCCGTTCTCGTCCGTGAAATCGGTGATTATGGGTATCTTCTCGTAGCGGGCCGTCTCGGCCTTGACCTTCGCGCTGTCCACGACGATTTCGGCGTGGAATATCTTCTGCTCGATAGGCTGCTCGAAGCTGTCGGCCACGGCCCCGACGAACATCCCCTGCGTGAGCGTCGAGATCTTCGAGGCCGGGATCAGGCTGTCCATCTGCGTCGATATGGAGGTCGATTTGTCGTTGCGGCTCAGGGTCATGCTCTGTCGCTTTTGCAGCACCTTGCCGAACCGCTCCGAGAGCATCTTGGCCGTTTCGCCCACCACCTGCCCGGAGAAGATGTTGCCCACGGTGTTCATCACCACGGCGGCCTCCTTGTCGCCGTAGTCGCGTTTGAGCTGGCTGAAATCTTGGAATCCGAGCAGCACGGCCACCTTGTTGCTCCGGGCCGTGGCGATCAGGTTGTCGAGGCCCTTGAAGTAGATCGTCGGCAGCTCGTCGATGATGACCGACGATTTGAGCTGCCCCTTCTTGTTGATGAGCTTTACGATACGGCTGTTGTACAGCCCGAGGGCCGCGCCGTAGATGTTCTGCCGGTCGGGGTTGTTGCCCACCGCCAGTACCTTCGGATCGTCGGGGTTGTTGATGTCGAGCGTGAAGTCGTCGCCCGACATGACCCAGTAGAGCTGCGGGGAGATCATGCGCGAGAGCGGGATTTTGGCCGAGGCGATCTGGCCCTGCAACTGATCCTGCGCCCCGCCGAGCCACGCATCCATGAAGGGACTCAAATAATTTTCCAGCTCCG from Alistipes dispar carries:
- a CDS encoding tetratricopeptide repeat protein; the encoded protein is MKRTIILSVFTLLVFGSCQRNSTVELRLNHAEELMSEHPDSAWHILESIDRKALDSRRIRARHALLSSQALDKNYIDVNNDSLIRIAIDYYAKHGSYEDRAKAYYYHAIVQGNASNTEAAIKALVIAEEYAKKTRDTLLNGLIFSYLGDQYYSQYSFDGAIAAYSSAIPFFETLNNKTYLLYVLWRKGVSLNLADNPQQAIECLSEAQTIAVDLEDLPAILDITASIGGIKIGRNDDIVSLQTYKQDIFNIYNRYADGEIPVEHYPLIGYIYWQEGRIDSARILCNRYYSLQPHITSLNVGVLSILSQVEESDGNYKKALFYERLYSNYSDSLNMEWRNNLVQNLERKYRTEYFQKSYAALKKTSWYAMVSLILVIAIIIILAAVVIASYKRAIFRKNQELSEYEHYIKESKTHYAELTHEYNEIKRNLKIPNEHSQTLFVILENRIKSLQKLLELASICETNPDNFYRQFKEHLKVASGKNQELANDVIAIANLSCHGIIDYLQKSYPALSQRELCYCGFICLGFSPESIRILYNHTNTYSIYTLRSKIRSKLGITNDSSNLEKYIVELKKYLGKTVDFI
- a CDS encoding radical SAM/SPASM domain-containing protein; the protein is MTDLKWSRFNFLVETEKHRKYLYNSYSNSLIALDDSLYASLLFLSRDNGTSILSAFSEEEIEYLKKIYALVEDDDALVDILHHQSMSRLYSKKTMVLTIAPTQSCNFACTYCFEKWRQSGALSNRTEDAIINYIKHLKQEDGLESVNLTWYGGEPLLQYKRVISLARRIDELGLKINENLLITNGYFFTPEVVEKLVEAKISEIQITLDGFRETHDIRRPLINGKGTFDTIIKNLDDYYNSRFRGAFAIAIRVNIDNRNYKSFMEIYRWLNDRYKSKKLIVYPGIVVLDETDCNASTCLSRNAVTDIFLDLFTKYGVVTEELYPDDVNMECMTRSPYSMLIGSQGEIYKCYEDLGNKELTVGNINDPEVWHNYELIAKYAVGIDHYNDPECRKCSYLPICRGGCPIRRFENVYKGKHNDCCTPFKGRIKDYIELYSKILND
- a CDS encoding DUF3244 domain-containing protein, with protein sequence MKRIILLMFLSFLACGELVAANEISREVKIKVVILGGDRPRPRSEQSWDIVAAELNGNLLFINFYETVGKVTITVKNSYGQIVCSHPCDTTFEPVVIMNVPVDKDNYTINIIGDQIEAYGEYYL
- a CDS encoding S41 family peptidase, which encodes MKMNIFVFASILLIITFNHIGVYGNSAYQDADSLAQIWKNREIKISGKIDITDIATPAMEIPKFLSLSGLPHPSNDSIPEYISAQVTLRNKSLSKDSLCSADLMWVLRPYLQWLQNIDPHFRVEPQPVHFSDAKKADDISVFGFLSLNVNDTLIVDRSIDPLFQQGDRILRINDVPASQYLQYCYDDRHIYPFTLLTNYHYAIITALDYKIRLARKGNILEINTSGFPWKDVYLKLNRQREFQSRIFKDAKTGYFSIGEFYPNNNLLIRKLRTAILQARREGCTSFILDLRGNPGGNGHSFDRLLSIFINRPTIPYLKNERLKVSPWTLNDYDFLTSDMLGSVVEVPSQHMNKTIYLDQQLYIPGMQYYVLMDKDTSSIAASFCNILQYNGAVQLVGEPLRHNALKYGETVDARFGISGLYLYVSTVEFDEYTRAVDGVLMPDIAIPYVARDYLSGRDAMLDKLLEIIESNPIN